A region from the Drosophila takahashii strain IR98-3 E-12201 chromosome 2L, DtakHiC1v2, whole genome shotgun sequence genome encodes:
- the Pih1D1 gene encoding putative uncharacterized protein DDB_G0289263 isoform X1 yields the protein MSRRSNFIEGNDNFREQNLRFVRNEFEDNVNQFFGGANPGGSGQQQKPPPRDSLIVQPTAGSNELDNRREFLRELGASRMLANALAQRTLSVPNFNLRQFQRQRFRLSVELGDSRQDVVDKEVLRAIGEMVENQVEVESRPRTPSPPRNIDWHNISPDNSPVGNDRSRPRNRQREGNFQERRDNSQGIARQREPINRNSGPINAPINRNRELNRNNPGVHSEEINRNNQNKNIPNRNANRQEFNRNNINDEFSREPNNRNTGPIIGPINRNRNNPDVNPEQFNRNANAQEFNRIGNPQEFNRNANPQEINRNLNSQEFNRNNRNDEFIRNNRSASRQDLNRNTRNVNSGEYDRNNRNLNSQELNRNNRNSDDFNRHENVLANRQEFNHPNRNVNPQFNRSDRSGNPQEFNRNAIQPEFNRNNRNVNDEFNRNNRNANDEFNRNNRNVNNDEFNRNNQHNRNVFPQGPNRNNRQGNQQFNQNTHDEYTNQNANIQVFNRDDNNGGQLPITRGNPSNFNNTRMNDNNRGSDIQNFIPGQRTNLDRNSLINQRSNIDENFQIPRDRFRSLDNRPQQQQQLHYTDQEYIRDMDANVGGNPGLQTGRNYQRIVNDNQITLCRTDWIEANENLLEDPHFINEREDAMMSNDHFRGQQHEHFRRPDVRERDDLSFIQNFRGNQPNLREPSNDDRNSYGRDRSNRNVDGNRRQFDQELDRRNLNDDFNQRNNSSRGVDIQHFSPREDDAFQGSNNQHHFSPNRYQPTIDRGSGSGDHYRGGPNPNRPKHNRPNVPNEERGPNPHRLSLDRNTKRNNIPGGPQQQRSSSRSNINTGVQSQPRSNSLTTQNRSTSRNPGGREPNRPNISASQERSATRNVNSGGPNQGRPNSNPARDGKPGIPSQNIKKSGVPPKNRGPNQNKPNLPATGSGQQPNKPKPAATKNNKAMANPRAGKKREAETTELGAKKGDPKRQRMDTNRSFIIGGIRLPYINTKRRVLPQPEEESYAVTFFEQTPIYNTNIYATDDGEIDQEKDEDEEEEDLSDTESLDSNRSNLQSGSRKRNNNKKKIRAQLRKEWTKIYRTNNYKDWHNWWRDYKWCGGEINKKLEKYGDRSLRHRFAQPGRKPINEKGISQVFKSAHMGLEKNTFNHYRNMRSIFLLMNEDFLGNLTTEQMEDVQDLIRGIPNHLWLYKIRAMVYLWERYHGTLKTQAPKNVFREGQMKTIAKEWKNPLFHWLAKQAFDELKAISEIAWPDFNKIYPGLKS from the exons GAAGCAACGAGCTGGACAACCGGCGAGAGTTTCTCCGCGAGCTGGGCGCCAGTCGGATGTTGGCCAACGCCTTGGCCCAGCGCACCCTCAGTGTGCCCAACTTCAACCTGCGGCAATTCCAGCGTCAGAGGTTCCGCCTCAGCGTCGAGCTGGGCGACAGTCGTCAGGACGTGGTGGACAAGGAGGTGCTAAGAGCCATCGGGGAAATGGTGGAGAACCAGGTCGAAGTCGAGTCACGTCCACGTACTCCATCGCCGCCACGAAACATCGATTGGCACAACATCAGCCCGGATAATTCGCCAGTTGGGAATGATCGATCGCGTCCGAGAAACCGTCAAAGGGAGGGAAACTTTCAGGAGCGGAGAGACAACAGTCAGGGAATTGCAAGGCAGCGAGAACCAATCAACAGAAATTCTGGACCCATCAATGCTCCGATCAATCGAAATCGTGAGCTCAATCGCAATAATCCTGGAGTACATTCTGAAGAAATTAATCGAAACAATCAAAATAAGAACATCCCTAATCGAAATGCAAATCGACAAGAATTTAATCgtaataatataaatgatGAATTCAGTCGGGAGCCAAACAACAGGAATACCGGACCTATTATTGGTCCAAtcaatcgaaatcgaaataaCCCTGACGTAAATCCTGAGCAATTTAATCGAAATGCAAACGCTCAAGAATTTAATCGTATCGGAAATCCTCAAGAATTTAATCGAAATGCAAACCCTCAAGAAATTAatcgaaatttaaattctcaaGAATTTAATCGTAATAATAGAAATGATGAATTCATTCGTAACAATCGTAGTGCAAGCCGTCAGGATCTTAATCGCAATACTCGTAATGTGAACAGCGGTGAATACGATCGAAATAATCGTAATTTAAATTCCCAAGAACTTAATCGGAATAACCGAAATTCAGATGATTTTAATCGACATGAAAATGTGCTGGCAAATCGACAGGAATTCAATCACCCTAATAGAAATGTAAATCCGCAGTTTAATCGCTCCGATAGAAGCGGCAATCCGCAGGAATTTAATCGTAATGCGATTCAGCCGGAATTTAATCGAAACAATCGCAATGTTAACGATGAATTCAATAGAAACAATCGCAATGCTAACGATGAATTCAATCGTAATAATCGCAATGTTAACAACGATGAATTCAATCGAAACAATCAACATAATCGCAATGTATTTCCGCAAGGACCTAATCGAAACAATCGTCAAGGGAATCAGCAATTCAACCAAAATACGCATGATGAATATACTAATCAAAATGCGAATATTCAAGTATTTAATCGGGATGACAACAATGGTGGACAGCTACCAATCACTAGAGGTAATCCCTCGAACTTCAATAACACTCGCATGAACGACAACAATCGTGGATCTGATATTCAGAATTTCATTCCCGGTCAACGCACAAATTTGGAtcgaaattctttaataaatcaACGCAGCAACATTGATGAAAACTTTCAAATTCCTAGAGATCGATTCCGATCGCTTGATAACcgaccacaacaacaacaacagctgcaTTATACTGACCAAGAATATATTCGTGATATGGACGCAAACGTTGGCGGAAACCCTGGACTCCAAACCGGTCGCAATTATCAGCGCATTGTCAATGATAATCAAATAACACTCTGTCGCACTGACTGGATTGAAGCCAATGAAAATTTACTTGAAGATCCACACTTTATCAATGAACGAGAGGATGCGATGATGAGCAATGATCATTTTCGTGGACAGCAGCATGAACATTTTAGAAGACCAGATGTGCGCGAGCGAGATGATCTTAGTTTCATTCAAAACTTTAGGGGTAATCAACCCAACCTACGAGAGCCCAGCAACGATGATCGTAATTCATATGGACGCGATCGCAGCAATCGTAATGTTGACGGCAATAGGCGCCAGTTTGATCAAGAACTCGATCGTCGCAACTTAAACGACGACTTCAATCAGCGAAACAACTCTTCGCGTGGCGTTGACATTCAACACTTTTCCCCAAGGGAAGACGATGCATTCCAAGGCTCTAATAACCAACACCACTTTTCACCGAACCGGTATCAACCAACAATTGACCGAGGATCGGGTTCTGGGGATCATTATCGAGGAGGTCCCAATCCTAACAGACCCAAACATAACAGACCAAATGTACCAAATGAAGAAAGAGGGCCAAATCCACACAGACTAAGTCTAGATCGTAATACGAAGAGAAATAACATTCCTGGCGGACCTCAACAACAGAGATCGAGTTCAAGATCAAACATCAATACTGGCGTGCAAAGCCAACCGAGATCGAATTCCTTAACAACTCAAAATCGTAGCACATCTAGGAATCCAGGTGGACGCGAACCAAATCGTCCAAATATATCAGCAAGTCAAGAACGCAGTGCAACCAGGAATGTGAATTCTGGTGGTCCCAATCAAGGGCGACCTAATTCAAACCCAGCTCGAGATGGCAAACCTGGTATTCCAAgccaaaatataaagaagtcAGGCGTTCCACCCAAAAACCGTGGACCGAatcaaaataaaccaaatctACCGGCAACAGGATCTGGTCAGCAGCCAAATAAACCTAAACCTGCagcaactaaaaataataaagctaTGGCGAATCCACGCGCTG gcaaaaaaagagaagcgGAAACCACTGAGTTAGGAGCTAAAAAAGGCGACCCGAAACGCCAGAGGATGGACACAAATCGTAGCTTCATTATAGGCGGAATTCGCCTGCCCTATATCAACACCAAACGCCGGGTTCTGCCACAACCAGAGGAAGAGTCCTACGCGGTAACCTTCTTCGAGCAAACGCCCATCTACAACACAAACATTTATGCCACCGACGATGGCGAGATTGATCAAGAGAaagatgaggatgaggaggaaGAGGACCTGTCCGATACCGAATCGCTGGACTCAAACCGATCCAATCTACAGTCAGGGTCCCGAAAACGTAACAATAATAAGAAGAAAATACGCGCCCAGTTGCGCAAGGAGTGGACGAAAATCTATAGGACCAATAACTACAAAGACTGGCACAACTGGTGGAGGGATTACAAGTGGTGCGGCGGCGAAATCAACAAGAAGCTGGAGAAGTACGGCGACCGCAGCCTGCGCCACCGCTTTGCCCAGCCTGGCAGAAAACCAATCAACGAAAAGGGCATCAGTCAAGTATTCAAAAGTGCCCACATGGGTCTGGAAAAGAATACCTTTAATCACTACCGCAACATGCGTTCGATTTTCCTATTGATGAACGAAGATTTCCTCGGAAATTTGACAACTGAGCAAATGGAGGACGTACAGGACCTAATTCGTGGCATTCCAAATCACTTATGGCTTTATAAGATTCGCGCAATGGTGTACCTTTGGGAGAGGTATCATGGAACACTAAAAACTCAAGcgccaaaaaatgtatttagggAAGGGCAAATGAAGACTATTGCGAAGGAATGGAAGAATCCGCTCTTTCACTGGCTGGCCAAGCAGGCTTTCGATGAGCTCAAG gcAATCAGCGAGATCGCGTGGCCggatttcaataaaatttacCCTGGCTTGAAATCATAA
- the mTor gene encoding serine/threonine-protein kinase mTor, with the protein MSTTSVVQQFVNGLKSRNRNVQNKATQDLLFYVKTELREMSQEELAQFFDEFDHHIFTMVNAADINEKKGGALAMKCLINCEGSLTARKGISPYLNRLRDLLLINDVSVMEIAARSLVKLANMPTSKGADSFDFDIKKAFEVLRGERQEYRRHAAVFILRELAIALPTYFYQHILTFFEVIFNAIFDPKPAIRESAGEALRAALIVTAQRESTKQSSEPQWYRICYDEANASFSADLTAGKEQKGVTRDDRIHGGLIVFNELFRCANATWERRYTALKSLFPKTQHNKFLEASSSSGMGSQLNTLVPRLKVPFIDKLGSTQTHLGEGEHHHNGVAKFASHNVLESAYAHEILQEHYTTICDNVLEQRSSKSPYVQQALLQILPRLAAFKREVFVEKYLQTCVSHLMLILRGKEKDRTVAYITIGYMAVAVQSAIEIHLSGIMSSVKVALPAKDLTSKRKVPVDPAVFACITLLAHAVKSEIAEDVKDILEQMFYTGLSPALTVCLRELSENVPQLKSAITEGLIGILSQVLMNKAAAVPYTALPPIAIDASLMQNADGATTVLALKTLGTFNFEEQNMLDFVQRCADYFIVHEQQEIRLEAVQTCTRLLKLAVQSSESMENSKTLSDTVSHVIERLLMVAITDMDCNVRIRILRSLDETFDAKLAQPESLNSLFITLHDEIFEIRELAMVTIGRLSSMNPAYVMPKLRTTMIELITDLKYSGMSRNKEQSAKMLDHLVISTPRLISSYMNPILKALVPKLHEPESNPGVILNVLRTIGDLAEVNGGSDEMELWADDLLSILLEMLGDAGSPDKRGVALWTLGQLISATGRVVSPYHKYPVLIDILINFLKTEQRRSIRRETIRVLGLLGAMDPYKHKMNKGLIDSQKDNVLIAYSDGKVDESQDISTAELLVNMGNALDEYYPAVAIAALMRILRDPTLSTRHTSVVQAVTFIFQSLGIKCVPYLAQVLPNLLDNVRTADNNLREFLFQQLAILVAFVKLHIISYMGDIFKLIKEFWTINTPLQNTLINLIEQIAVALGCEFRDYLAELIPQILRVLQHDNSKDRMVTRRLLQALQKFGSTLGYYLPLIVPPIVKLFDSPYVPQQVSLVALETINNLACHLDFTDFSSRIIHPLVRVLDAEPELRDQAMITLRALVKQLGKKYLVFVPMVQRTLNKHRIADAEYEKLLSRIQSNSTLADSCGAGESGLRTAKIKNNEPFVTDRNSNIKNLQVTTNELRTAWQVTRRVSKDDWVEWLKRLSIGLLKESPSHALRACRSLAQEYDTLLRDLFNAAFISCWTELSPDLKSELTQSLIQALQVTDMPEITQTILNLAEFMEHCDRDPIPIETKLLGTRAMACRAYAKALRYKEEEFLLRKDPQVLESLILINNKLQQREAAEGLLTTFGNAANELNDPKKGRWYEKLHNWDQALKHYEGNLMTDSSDLEARLGHMRCLEALGDWSELSDVTKHEWENFGMEAKSRASPLAAVAAWGLQDWEAMREYVRCIPEDTQDGSFYRAVLAVHHDDFETAQRLIDETRDLLDTELTSMAGESYERAYGAMVCVQMLAELEEVIQYKLIPERREPLKTMWWKRLQGGQRLVEDWRRIIQVHSLVVKPHEDIHTWLKYASLCRKSGSLHLSHKTLVMLLGTDPKLNPKSQPLPCNQPQVTYAYTKYMAANNQLQEAYEQLRHFVNTYSQELSCLPPEALKQQDQRLMARCYLRLATWQNKLQDSLGPEAIPGALECFEKATSYDPNWYKAWHLWAYMNFKVVQAQKSALDKQQPPGVSMGMGMAMGLDSDLLIIQQYAVPAVQGFFRSISLIKGNSLQDTLRLLTLWFDYGNHAEVYEALLSGMKLIEINTWLQVIPQLIARIDTHRQLVGQLIHQLLMDIGKNHPQALVYPLTVASKSASLARRNAAFKILDSMRKHSPTLVEQAVMCSEELIRVAILWHEQWHEGLEEASRLYFGDRNVKGMFEILEPLHAMLERGPQTLKETSFSQAYGRELTEAYEWSQRYKTSAVVMDLDRAWDIYYHVFQKISRQLPQLTSLELPYVSPKLMTCKDLELAVPGSYNPGQELIRISVIKTNLQVITSKQRPRKLCIRGSNGKDYMYLLKGHEDLRQDERVMQLFSLVNTLLLDDPDTFRRNLAIQRYAVIPLSTNSGLIGWVPHCDTLHTLIRDYRDKKKVPLNQEHRTMLNFAPDYDHLTLMQKVEVFEHALGQTQGDDLAKLLWLKSPSSELWFERRNNYTRSLAVMSMVGYILGLGDRHPSNLMLDRMSGKILHIDFGDCFEVAMTREKFPEKIPFRLTRMLIKAMEVTGIEGTYRRTCESVMLVLRRNKDSLMAVLEAFVYDPLLNWRLLDVDKKGNDAVAGAGAPGGRGGSGMQDSLSNSVEDSLPMAKSKPYDPTLQQQGGGLHNNVADETNSKASQVIKRVKCKLTGTDFQTQKSVNEQQQVELLIQQATNNENLCQCYIGWCPFW; encoded by the exons ATGTCGACCACGTCGGTGGTGCAGCAGTTCGTAAACGGGCTCAAGTCCCGCAACCGGAATGTCCAGAACAAGGCCACCCAGGACCTGCTCTTCTATGTGAAGACCGAGCTGCGCGAGATGTCCCAGGAGGAGCTGGCGCAGTTCTTCGATGAGTTCGACCACCACATCTTCACCATGGTGAATGCGGCGGACATCAACGAGAAGAAGGGCGGCGCCCTGGCCATGA AGTGCCTGATCAACTGCGAGGGCAGCCTGACGGCCAGGAAGGGCATTTCACCCTACTTAAACCGCCTGCGAGATCTGCTCCTGATTAATGATGTGTCTGTTATGGAGATTGCCGCCCGCTCTTTGGTCAAACTGGCCAACATGCCCACATCCAAGGGCGCCGATTCCTTTGATTTTGACATCAAGAAGGCCTTTGAGGTGCTCAGAGGCGAGAGGCAGGAG TATCGCCGCCACGCAGCCGTCTTTATTCTCCGTGAGCTGGCCATCGCCCTGCCGACCTACTTCTACCAGCACATCCTCACCTTCTTTGAGGTCATCTTCAACGCCATCTTCGATCCCAAACCTGCCATTCGAGAGTCCGCAGGCGAGGCTTTGAGGGCCGCTTTAATAGTCACCGCGCAGCGAGAGAGCACAAAACAGTCGAGTGAACCGCAGTGGTACAGGATCTGCTATGACGAGGCCAACGCCAGTTTCAGTGCGGATCTAACTGCTGGTAAGGAGCAGAAGGGCGTGACCCGAGACGATCGCATTCACGGCGGCCTTATCGTGTTCAACGAGCTCTTCCGCTGCGCCAATGCCACTTGGGAGCGGCGATACACGGCGCTAAAGTCGCTCTTCCCGAAGACCCAGCACAACAAGTTCCTGGAGGCCAGCAGCTCGTCGGGGATGGGCTCCCAGCTGAACACCTTGGTGCCGCGGCTTAAGGTGCCCTTCATCGACAAACTGGGCAGCACACAGACGCATTTGGGCGAGGGAGAACATCATCACAACGGCGTGGCCAAGTTCGCGAGC CACAACGTATTGGAATCTGCCTACGCCCACGAGATCCTCCAAGAGCACTACACTACCATCTGCGACAATGTCCTGGAGCAGCGTTCCTCGAAATCCCCCTATGTGCAGCAGGCTCTGCTGCAAATCCTTCCTCGACTGGCTGCCTTCAAGCGCGAAGTGTTTGTGGAAAAGTACCTGCAAACCTGCGTGTCGCACTTGATGCTGATCCTGCGGGGCAAGGAGAAGGATCGCACCGTGGCCTACATAACCATCGGCTACATGGCTGTGGCGGTGCAGAGTGCGATCGAGATCCATCTATCTGGGATCATGAGCAGCGTGAAGGTGGCTCTGCCAGCCAAGGACTTGACCAGCAAACGAAAGGTGCCAGTGGATCCGGCAGTCTTTGCCTGCATAACGCTTCTCGCCCACGCCGTTAAATCGGAGATAGCCGAGGATGTGAAGGATATCCTCGAGCAGATGTTCTACACGGGTCTCTCGCCAGCTTTGACCGTTTGCCTGCGGGAACTTTCGGAGAACGTGCCGCAGCTAAAGTCCGCCATCACAGAGGGATTGATCGGAATCCTTTCGCAGGTCCTGATGAACAAGGCGGCCGCCGTTCCATACACTGCCCTTCCACCGATCGCCATCGATGCCTCGCTAATGCAAAACGCCGACGGAGCCACCACTGTGCTGGCCCTCAAAACACTGGGAACCTTCAACTTTGAGGAGCAAAACATGTTGGACTTTGTGCAGCG TTGCGCCGACTACTTCATCGTACACGAACAGCAGGAGATTCGTCTGGAGGCGGTGCAGACCTGCACTCGACTCCTGAAACTGGCCGTGCAATCCTCCGAGAGCATGGAGAACTCCAAGACCCTCAGCGACACCGTGTCGCACGTTATAGAGCGCCTGCTAATGGTGGCTATCACGGACATGGACTGTAATGTGCGCATACGTATCCTGCGCTCGCTGGACGAGACCTTCGATGCGAAACTCGCACAGCCGGAGTCTTTAAATTCACTATTTATTACCCTGCACGACGAGATTTTTGAGATACGGGAGCTGGCAATGGTCACCATTGGACGGTTGTCCTCCATGAACCCGGCCTATGTGATGCCCAAGCTACGGACCACCATGATCGAGTTGATCACGGACCTGAAGTACTCGGGAATGAGCAGGAACAAGGAGCAGAGCGCCAAGATGCTGGACCACCTGGTGATAAGCACGCCCAGGCTGATATCCTCGTACATGAATCCGATCCTTAAGGCGTTGGTGCCCAAGTTGCATGAACCGGAATCGAATCCAGGTGTTATACTGAATGTGCTTCGCACCATTGGTGATCTGGCCGAGGTGAATGGCGGCTCCGATGAAATGGAACTGTGGGCAGATGACTTACTCTCCATTTTGCTCGAGATGCTCGGCGATGCTGGGAGTCCGGATAAGCGAGGAGTGGCTCTGTGGACCTTGGGGCAGCTAATAAGTGCAACGGGCAGGGTTGTGAGTCCGTATCACAAGTACCCGGTGCTCATCGACATCTTGATCAACTTTCTGAAAACGGAACAACGTCGCTCCATTCGAAGGGAGACGATCCGTGTGCTTGGACTCCTGGGAGCCATGGATCCCTACAAACACAAGATGAACAAGGGCCTGATTGACAGCCAAAAGGATAATGTGTTGATAGCCTATTCCGATGGCAAGGTGGATGAAAGCCAGGACATCTCCACCGCCGAACTGCTCGTGAATATGGGCAATGCCTTGGACGAGTATTATCCGGCCGTGGCCATAGCTGCCTTGATGCGCATCCTGCGCGATCCCACGCTGAGCACGCGGCACACCAGTGTCGTGCAGGCGGTGACCTTCATCTTCCAGAGCCTTGGCATCAAATGTGTGCCTTATTTGGCCCAAGTGCTTCCCAATTTGCTGGACAACGTGCGCACTGCGGATAATAATTTAAGAGAGTTTCTGTTCCAGCAGCTCGCCATTCTGGTGGCCTTCGTAAAACTGCACATTATCAGCTACATGGGCGATATCTTCAAGTTGATCAAGgagttttggactattaacACACCGCTGCAGAACACTCTAATCAATCTGATTGAACAGATTGCCGTGGCTTTGGGCTGCGAGTTCAGGGATTATCTGGCGGAGCTCATCCCACAGATTCTGCGCGTGCTGCAGCATGATAACTCCAAGGACAGAATGGTCACACGGAGATTGCTGCAGGCTCTGCAAAAGTTTGGCAGTACTTTGGGCTACTATTTACCTCTGATTGTGCCGCCCATTGTGAAGCTATTCGACTCGCCGTACGTTCCGCAACAGGTTTCGCTAGTGGCCCTGGAGACAATCAACAACTTGGCTTGCCATCTGGACTTTACCGACTTCTCCTCGCGCATCATCCATCCGCTGGTTCGAGTGCTGGACGCTGAACCGGAGCTGCGAGACCAGGCGATGATCACGCTGCGCGCGCTGGTCAAACAGCTGGGCAAGAAGTACCTGGTCTTCGTGCCCATGGTGCAGCGCACGCTGAACAAGCACCGCATTGCGGATGCCGAATACGAGAAGCTTCTGAGCCGCATCCAGTCGAACAGCACTTTGGCGGATTCCTGTGGGGCAGGAGAGTCGGGACTTCGAACGGCCAAGATCAAGAACAACGAGCCCTTTGTGACCGACAGGAATAGCAATATCAAAAATTTGCAG GTTACCACCAACGAACTGCGCACGGCGTGGCAGGTGACTCGTCGCGTCTCCAAGGACGACTGGGTGGAGTGGCTGAAGCGGTTGTCCATTGGCCTGCTTAAGGAATCGCCCTCGCACGCGTTGAGAGCCTGCCGTTCGTTGGCCCAGGAGTACGATACGCTGCTGCGCGATCTCTTCAACGCCGCCTTCATCTCCTGCTGGACGGAGCTCTCGCCGGATCTCAAATCGGAGCTAACGCAGTCGCTGATTCAGGCGCTGCAAGTCACCGACATGCCGGAGATCACACAGACGATCCTTAACCTCGCGGAGTTCATGGAGCATTGCGACCGCGATCCGATACCAATTGAAACCAAGCTGCTGGGCACGCGGGCGATGGCCTGCCGGGCCTACGCCAAAGCTTTGCGCTACAAGGAGGAGGAGTTTCTGCTGCGCAAGGATCCCCAGGTGCTGGAGTCCCTGATTCTGATCAACAACAAGCTGCAGCAACGCGAGGCGGCGGAAGGTTTGCTTACGACCTTTGGCAATGCGGCCAACGAGTTGAATGATCCGAAGAAGGGAAGATGGTATGAGAAGCTTCACAACTGGGATCAGGCTTTAAAGCACTACGAAGGCAACCTAATGACTGATTCCTCGGACCTCGAGGCCCGTCTCGGTCACATGCGCTGCCTGGAGGCGCTCGGCGATTGGTCTGAACTGAGCGATGTCACCAAGCACGAGTGGGAGAACTTTGGAATGGAGGCGAAATCGAGAGCAAGTCCTCTGGCAGCAGTGGCCGCCTGGGGTCTGCAGGATTGGGAGGCGATGCGGGAGTATGTGCGTTGCATACCGGAGGACACGCAGGATGGCAGCTTCTATCGAGCCGTGTTGGCAGTGCATCATGATGACTTTGAGACCGCCCAGCGGCTGATCGACGAGACGAGGGATCTGCTGGACACAGAGCTCACTTCAATGGCGGGTGAATCGTATGAAAGAGCCTACGGCGCCATGGTTTGTGTTCAAATGCTGGCGGAGCTAGAAGAGGTCATACAATACAAACTGATCCCGGAGAGAAGGGAGCCCCTAAAGACCATGTGGTGGAAGCGACTGCAGGGAGGACAGCGACTGGTGGAGGACTGGCGCAGGATCATTCAGGTGCACTCGCTGGTGGTGAAGCCGCACGAGGACATACACACCTGGCTGAAGTACGCAAGTTTGTGCCGGAAGAGCGGTTCCCTTCACTTGTCCCACAAAACCCTCGTAATGCTGCTGGGCACCGATCCCAAGCTGAATCCCAAGAGCCAGCCGCTGCCGTGCAATCAACCGCAAGTGACCTACGCCTACACCAAGTACATGGCTGCCAACAATCAGCTGCAGGAGGCCTACGAGCAGCTGCGTCACTTTGTGAACACCTACAGCCAGGAGCTGAGCTGCCTGCCGCCGGAGGCGCTGAAGCAGCAGGATCAGCGGCTAATGGCGCGCTGCTACCTGCGACTGGCCACGTGGCAGAATAAGCTGCAGGACAGTCTGGGGCCAGAGGCCATTCCAGGGGCACTCGAGTGCTTCGAGAAGGCCACCAGCTATGATCCCAATTGGTACAAGGCCTGGCATTTGTGGGCCTACATGAACTTCAAGGTGGTGCAGGCGCAGAAATCAGCTCTCGACAAACAACAGCCGCCGGGCGTCagcatgggaatgggaatggccaTGGGACTGGACAGTGATCTGCTGATCATCCAGCAATACGCCGTTCCAGCTGTTCAAGGCTTCTTCCGTTCCATCAGCCTCATCAAGGGCAACTCCCTGCAGGATACGCTGCGCCTGCTGACCCTCTGGTTTGACTATGGCAACCATGCGGAGGTGTACGAGGCCTTGCTTTCCGGGATGAAGCTGATCGAGATCAACACCTGGCTGCAGGTCATTCCGCAGCTAATTGCCCGCATTGACACGCATCGTCAGTTGGTGGGTCAGTTAATACACCAGCTGCTCATGGACATTGGCAAGAATCATCCGCAGGCTTTGGTTTATCCGCTGACAGTGGCTTCCAAGTCAGCGTCGCTGGCGCGCAGGAATGCCGCCTTCAAGATCCTGGACTCGATGAGGAAGCATTCGCCCACTTTGGTCGAGCAGGCGGTGATGTGCAGCGAGGAGCTCATCCGGGTGGCGATCCTCTGGCACGAACAGTGGCACGAGGGCTTGGAGGAGGCCTCGCGTCTGTACTTTGGGGATCGCAATGTGAAGGGCATGTTCGAGATCTTGGAGCCTTTGCATGCCATGCTGGAGAGGGGACCGCAAACGCTCAAGGAGACATCCTTCTCGCAGGCCTACGGACGCGAGCTGACGGAAGCCTACGAATGGTCGCAGAGGTATAAAACATCGGCGGTGGTGATGGATCTGGACCGAGCCTGGGACATCTACTACCACGTCTTCCAGAAGATCTCGCGCCAGCTGCCACAGCTCACGTCGCTGGAACTGCCGTATGTGTCGCCCAAGCTGATGACCTGCAAGGACCTCGAGCTGGCCGTTCCCGGGTCCTACAATCCGGGCCAGGAGCTCATCCGGATTAGTGTCATTAAGACAAACCTGCAG GTGATTACATCCAAGCAGCGCCCGCGAAAGTTGTGCATACGGGGCTCTAATGGAAAGGACTACATGTACCTGCTCAAGGGCCACGAGGATCTGCGTCAGGATGAGCGCGTGATGCAACTATTCTCGCTGGTGAACACTCTGCTACTGGACGATCCGGATACCTTCCGGCGGAACCTGGCTATCCAGCGGTACGCGGTTATTCCGCTCAGCACGAACTCCGGCCTGATTGGATGGGTGCCGCACTGCGACACCCTGCACACGCTGATCAGGGATTATCGGGATAAGAAAAAGGTGCCACTGAACCAGGAGCACCGCACCATGCTCAACTTTGCGCCCGACTACGATCATCTCACGCTGATGCAGAAGGTTGAGGTGTTCGAGCATGCCTTGGGTCAGACGCAAGGCGACGACCTGGCCAAATTGCTGTGGCTCAAGTCGCCGTCCTCGGAACTTTGGTTTGAGCGAAGGAACAACTACACCCGCTCCCTGGCGGTCATGTCTATGGTGGGCTACATCCTCGGCCTGGGCGATCGTCATCCCTCGAACCTGATGCTCGACCGAATGAGCGGCAAGATCCTGCACATCGACTTTGGCGACTGCTTCGAGGTGGCCATGACGCGCGAAAAGTTTCCCGAAAAGATTCCCTTCCGTCTCACCCGGATGCTGATCAAGGCCATGGAGGTCACCGGGATTGAGGGCACCTACAGGCGAACCTGCGAAAGCGTGATGCTGGTGCTCCGGCGCAACAAGGACTCCCTGATGGCCGTGCTGGAGGCCTTCGTCTATGATCCGCTGCTCAACTGGCGACTCTTGGATGTGGACAAGAAGGGCAACGATGCGGTGGCCGGGGCGGGGGCGCCGGGCGGAAGGGGCGGTTCCGGGATGCAGGACAGCCTCAGCAATTCGGTGGAGGACTCCCTGCCGATGGCCAAGTCGAAGCCCTACGATCCGACGCTCCAGCAGCAAGGCGGCGGCTTGCACAACAACGTGGCCGACGAGACGAACAGCAAGGCCAGCCAGGTGATCAAGCGGGTCAAGTGCAAGCTCACCGGCACCGATTTCCAGACGCAGAAGAGCGTCAACGAACAGCAGCAGGTGGAGCTGCTCATCCAGCAGGCGACCAACAACGAGAACCTCTGCCAGTGCTACATTGGCTGGTGTCCGTTCTGGTAG